A stretch of the Metopolophium dirhodum isolate CAU chromosome 8, ASM1992520v1, whole genome shotgun sequence genome encodes the following:
- the LOC132951054 gene encoding AP-3 complex subunit mu-1, with product MIHSLFIINSACDVFIEKHWKSIISRSVCDYFFDQHRKAINPEDIPPVIATPHHYLISIYRCGLYFVAVCMTEVPPLFVIEFLHRVVDTFEDYFSECSENVVKDNYVVVYELLDEMLDNGFPLATESNILKELIKPPNILRTIANSVTGKSNVSATLPSGQLSNVPWRRSGVKYTNNEAYFDVIEEVDAIIDKGGSTVFAEIQGYIDCSIKLTGMPDLSLSFMNPRLFDDVSFHPCVRFKRWESERILSFIPPDGNFRLMSYHIGSQGIVAIPIYIRHMLALKETTTGSGRLDITVGPKQTLGRTIENVVIEVPMPKSVLNCTLIPNQGKHSFDPVSKVLTWEVGRIETTKLPNIKGTISLPVSTVVTDSNPVINVKFTINQLALSGLKVNRLDMYGEKYKPFKGVKYITKAGKFQVRM from the exons ATGattcatagtttatttattattaattctgcTTG TGAtgtttttatagaaaaacactGGAAAAGTATTATTTCCCGATCAGTTTGTGACTACTTTTTTGATCAACACCGAAAAGCTATCAATCCAGAGGACATTCCCCCAGTTATAGCAACACCACATCATTATTTGATTAGTATCTATCGATGCGGTCTTTATTTTGTAGCTGTTTGTATGACGGAAG TTCCACCATTATTTGTCATAGAATTCTTACACAGAGTAGTTGATACGTTTGAGGATTACTTTTCAGAATGCTCTGAAAATGTTGTTAAAGATAATTATGTTGTTGTTTATGAA CTTTTGGATGAAATGTTAGACAATGGCTTTCCATTAGCTACTGAATCGAATATTCTAAAAGAGCTTATTAAACCTCCAAACATTCTTCGAACAATCGCCAATTCTGTTACAGGGAAATCCAA tgtaagtGCAACATTACCCAGTGGTCAATTATCCAATGTTCCATGGAGGAGATCAGGTgtaaaatataccaataatgaAGCTTACTTTGATGTAATAGAAGAAGTAGATGCTATTATTGATAAAGGTGGTTCTACCGTATTTGCTGAAATTCAAGGATAT attgATTGCAGCATAAAACTTACTGGGATGCCTGATCTTTCTTTATCATTCATGAACCCCCGACTTTTTGATGATGTGAGCTTCCACCCTTGTGTTCGATTTAAAAGATGGGag tctgaaagaattttatcatttatacctCCGGATGGTAATTTCCGGTTAATGTCATATCACATTGGGTCACAAGGAATAGTTGCTATTCCAATTTATATACGACACATGCTTGCATTAAAAGAAACGACAACTGGTAGTGGTCGCCTTGATATTACTGTAGGACCAAAACAGACACTAGGAAGAACA atcgAAAATGTTGTCATAGAGGTACCTATGCCTAAAAGTGTGTTAAACTGTACTCTTATTCCTAACCAAGGTAAACATTCATTTGATCCCGTTTCTAAAGTTTTGACTTGGGAAGTTGGGCGAATAGAAACTACTAAACTTCCAAATATAAAAGGAACT attagtCTGCCAGTAAGCACAGTTGTCACAGATTCAAATCCTGttattaat GTGAAATTTACCATCAATCAATTAGCATTATCTGGACTAAAGGTAAATCGTCTTGATATGTacggtgaaaaatataaaccttTTAAAGGTGTTAAATACATTACAAAAGCGGGAAAATTTCAAGTGAGgatgtaa
- the LOC132951046 gene encoding uridine 5'-monophosphate synthase, whose product MAVDRRSIITNLYDINALKFGTFKLKSGELSKYYLDLRVIVSYPKILKQVCTLVSNTILKDDANSKNQVRLCGVPYTALPIATIVSIDTNLPMLIRRKEQKTYGTKKLIDGEYSCGDDVIVIEDVITSGASILETVIDLEKSNLNVSNVIVLVDRQQGGMQRLSERGLKINSLFSITEIVTILKEAGKLSDEVYQSVLDYVIHNQIQPAKECEKPLRTKLEFKERAELLETSKIAQKIFKISLEKKSNLCVAVDVDTADKLLDIAEKVAPHICILKTHIDAINGVTDDTINDLKLLAKQYNFLIMEDRKMADIGNTVKLQYKKLVNWADLVTVHSVSGGMMLKGIQEVINENTDSLDSRGVFIVAELSCNGNLISEQYIKETVKIAEEYKDIVAGLVCQSHDVISSPSLLQLTPGVNIKNVNDNLGQQYQSPSDIILTKGADIAVVGRGIYQDDNPAEAAKLYKESLWNTYLERVSNS is encoded by the exons atggcTGTTGATCGTCGTTCTATTATTACTAATCTTTATGATATAAACGCATtgaaatttggtacatttaaattaaaatcaggtgaattatcaaaatattatttggatttaAGAGTGATTGTGTCGTACCCAAAAATACTA aaacaaGTTTGCACCCTTGTGTCAAACACTATCCTCAAAGATGATGCTAACTCTAAAAATCAAGTGCGTTTATGTGGTGTACCTTACACAGCTTTACCTATAGCTACTATAGTATCAATAGATACCAATTTACCAATGTTAATTCGCAGAAAAGAACAGAAAACATATGGTacaaaaaaattgattgatGGTGAATATTCTTGTGGTGATGATGTAATTGTAATTGAAGATGTAATTACAAGTGGTGCTAGTATTTTAGAAACCGTaatt GATTTGGAGAAAAgcaatttaaatgtatcaaatgttattgttttagtAGATAGGCAACAAGGAGGCATGCAACGTTTAAGTGAGAGAGGACTCAAGATCAATAGTTTGTTCAGCATTACTgaa ATTGTAACAATACTTAAAGAAGCAGGGAAATTAAGTGATGAAGTTTATCAAAGCGTTTTAgattatgttatacataatcAAATTCAACCTGCAAAAGAATGtg aaaaaccaTTAAGaacaaaactagagtttaaagaaAGAGCTGAATTATTAGAAACTTCTAAAATAGCTCAGAAAATCTTTAAGATAAGCTTAGAAAAGAAAAGTAACTTATGCGTAGCAGTTGATGTTGATACAGCAGACAAACTTTTAGATATTGCTGAAAAAGTAGCACCacacatttgtattttaaaaactcaTATTGATGCCATTAATGGTGTCACAGATGATactattaatgatttaaaactcTTAGCCAAACAGTATAACTTCCTTATAATGGaagatag AAAAATGGCAGATATTGGTAATACTGTTAAATtgcaatacaaaaaattagttaattggGCAGATTTAGTAACAGTACATAGTGTTTCTGGTGGCATGATGTTAAAAGGCATTCAAGAGGTGATAAATGAAAACACAGACTCGTTAGATAGCCGGGGTGTGTTTATTGTTGCAGAATTAAGTTGCAATGGAAATTTAATATCGGAACAATATATCAAAG agacTGTGAAGATAGCTGAAGAGTATAAAGACATTGTGGCTGGTCTAGTGTGCCAGTCGCATGATGTTATTTCATCTCCAAGCCTACTTCAACTTACACCtggtgttaatattaaaaatgtcaatgatAATCTTGGCCAACAATATCAAAGCCCTAGCGACATTATTTTAACCAAAGGAGCTGATATTGCAGTAGTAGGTAGAGGAATTTATCAAGATGACAACCCTGCTGAAGCAGCCAAACTATACAAAGAATCGTTGTGGAATACTTATTTAGAACGTGTATCAAATTCTTGA